In a single window of the Acetivibrio clariflavus DSM 19732 genome:
- a CDS encoding polysaccharide deacetylase family protein has protein sequence MSQSNKKLTALTFDDGPDVTLTALVLDKLDKFQVPATFMVVGQRVNDSTSDIIKRIVNSGHEIGNHSWDYSSMGDMSAEEIKESVGKTTAVIEKYSGTSPKFFRAPNLVYSQTLYDNVDLIFAHGITANDWIQTTTAQQRADAIINQVKDGAIILLHDVQPLPHPTPEALDIIIPTLQEQGYEFVTLTELFIRKGVDLNTAKGKVYSFVG, from the coding sequence ATGAGTCAATCCAATAAGAAACTTACAGCATTAACTTTTGATGACGGTCCGGATGTTACTTTGACGGCCCTGGTTCTTGACAAACTGGATAAATTCCAAGTTCCGGCGACTTTTATGGTAGTTGGACAAAGAGTCAATGACTCTACAAGTGATATTATAAAAAGAATTGTTAATTCAGGACACGAAATAGGGAATCATTCATGGGATTATTCAAGTATGGGAGATATGTCGGCAGAAGAAATAAAGGAATCTGTTGGTAAAACTACGGCTGTTATTGAAAAGTATTCAGGGACATCCCCTAAATTTTTCCGTGCACCAAATCTTGTATACAGCCAAACTCTGTATGATAATGTTGATTTGATATTTGCACACGGTATAACTGCAAATGATTGGATACAGACAACTACAGCACAACAAAGAGCAGATGCAATTATAAATCAAGTAAAAGATGGCGCTATAATTTTGTTACATGATGTTCAGCCACTTCCCCATCCGACTCCTGAGGCGTTAGATATAATAATCCCAACACTTCAGGAACAAGGATACGAATTTGTGACATTAACAGAACTGTTTATAAGAAAAGGGGTAGATCTAAATACCGCAAAAGGAAAGGTTTATTCTTTTGTTGGGTAG